GCATGAGCAACGTCTTCAGGAGGAGGAAGATCTCCCTCCAAGTGCTCGAGGTTCCATGGAAGGGGAAGGTGGCCAAGGTCTATTACTACGAGGGAGAACCCGTGCTCGTCGAGCTCCCCACTGAGGATAATGACCTCGTACCCTTCCTCACGGCCGTCGAGAAGTTCGGTCTCAATCTACCTAGGGTGGTGGTGGACTTGGGGGCGGTTAAACCGATAGCCAGCGGAGCCCACGTCATGGGACCGGGCATCAAGGAGGTCATGGGGAACTTCGACGAGGGAGACTTGGTAGTCGTGGTCGACGAGAGGTTGGGGGCAACCATAGCCATAGGCAGGGCTCTCAGACCACCGGATCAGATAAAGGAGAGGGGAAGATCCGTGAAGAATCTGCATCACGCCGGAGATGCGATCTGGAGGGCAGTTGCCGCTGACTCAGGTTGAGGGAGGTGATTTCCTTCGTGGAGGAAGATACACTGAGGACGCTCTTTGAGCCCAGATCCATTGCGGTTATAGGCGTGTCCAAGACTCCCGGCAAGATGGGTTACGAGGTCCTCACCAACTTGGTTAAGTACGGTTTCCCTGGGCCCATATTCCCCGTGAATCCCAAGTACGCGGAGATACACGATATCAGATGCTATAAGACGGTTCTGGATGTGACGGAGGACATAGATCTCGCAATTCTGGTGTCGCCCGTTGAGAGGATCCCGAAGATCATGGGGGAGCTCGGCGCCAAGGGCGTTAAGGTCGCCGTGGTCATTTCTGGGAAGAGAGGTGACCCCTCCTCCTACGACGTATACGAGTCAGCCCAGAAACACGGGATAAGGATCCTGGGCCCGTCCTCTATGGGTATATTCCACATCAAGAGCCGACTTAACGCCACACTGGGTCCCATGGAGGTGCTTGAGGGAGGAGTTGGCCTCGTCACGGAGTCCCGTACCTTAGGAATGGCACTCATGGGCCTAGCCACTGTCCAAGGTGTCGGACTCTCAGCGGTGATAGGGCTGGGCGACAAGCTAGATATCAGCGAGAGGGAAGTTCTGAGTTATCT
This genomic window from Thermoproteota archaeon contains:
- a CDS encoding RNA-binding protein — encoded protein: MRAIPGRKYAITVKQSKAIIDRAVKEIRSMSNVFRRRKISLQVLEVPWKGKVAKVYYYEGEPVLVELPTEDNDLVPFLTAVEKFGLNLPRVVVDLGAVKPIASGAHVMGPGIKEVMGNFDEGDLVVVVDERLGATIAIGRALRPPDQIKERGRSVKNLHHAGDAIWRAVAADSG